The Moraxella haemolytica genome window below encodes:
- a CDS encoding CHAP domain-containing protein, whose amino-acid sequence MKRVFWLMSAVGLTFGQSSIAQSNSIQVDQVGYTNVDVVNIDDTINQLIARQSATPTSYTNQSSNASNLSGNYQSLAKPAPLTANSAPSIAAKAASRVAHGKSMGRCALYVRKALQSAGYEFTPNPSAYQYANGTLASAGFTKISNDNYQPQIGDVVVFNRTARNPHGHIQIYDGNQWVSDYRQPKFSPYSAHNGYTVWRDMRHADASADTGIMLALNEQ is encoded by the coding sequence ATGAAAAGAGTATTTTGGTTGATGTCAGCAGTTGGGCTGACTTTTGGACAATCTAGTATTGCCCAGTCAAATAGCATCCAAGTAGATCAAGTGGGCTATACGAATGTTGATGTGGTAAATATTGATGATACCATCAACCAGTTGATTGCTAGACAGTCAGCGACACCAACATCATACACCAACCAATCTTCAAACGCATCAAATCTTAGTGGTAATTACCAGTCTTTAGCCAAACCTGCTCCGCTCACTGCAAATAGTGCACCAAGTATTGCTGCTAAGGCTGCTTCAAGAGTGGCACACGGTAAGAGTATGGGTCGCTGTGCTTTGTATGTTAGAAAGGCCTTGCAATCAGCAGGTTATGAGTTTACTCCAAACCCATCAGCGTATCAGTATGCAAATGGCACATTGGCAAGTGCAGGATTTACCAAAATCAGCAATGATAATTATCAACCGCAGATTGGTGATGTGGTTGTATTTAACCGCACTGCTCGTAACCCACACGGTCATATTCAGATTTATGATGGCAATCAATGGGTTTCTGACTATCGCCAACCAAAATTCAGCCCATATAGTGCACATAATGGCTATACCGTGTGGCGTGATATGCGTCATGCGGATGCATCGGCAGACACAGGCATTATGTTGGCTTTAAATGAACAATAA
- a CDS encoding RlmE family RNA methyltransferase, with amino-acid sequence MATRITNKKFSKSSRAWMKEHIDDFYVQKAQKDGYRARAAYKLLEINEKTGLIKKGMTVVDLGSAPGSWSQVAGQLVGDEGVLIASDILPMDTLENVTFIQGDFREQEVFDKIMAEVDGRSVNVVLSDMAPNTSGMSAVDMPRMMYLCELAVDFALKVLPEGGALIMKVFQGEGSPELRAQMQKKFSKIKSIKPAASRPRSKEMFWVAIK; translated from the coding sequence ATGGCAACTCGCATCACCAATAAGAAATTTTCAAAATCTAGTCGTGCTTGGATGAAAGAGCATATTGATGATTTTTATGTGCAAAAAGCCCAAAAAGATGGCTATCGTGCTAGAGCGGCTTATAAATTGCTTGAGATTAACGAAAAGACAGGTCTTATTAAAAAAGGCATGACGGTGGTGGACTTGGGTTCTGCCCCTGGCTCGTGGTCGCAAGTAGCAGGTCAGCTTGTGGGTGATGAGGGTGTGCTGATTGCTTCTGATATTTTACCGATGGATACTTTGGAGAATGTTACCTTTATTCAAGGTGATTTTCGTGAACAGGAAGTTTTTGATAAAATCATGGCTGAGGTTGATGGGCGAAGCGTCAATGTGGTACTCTCTGATATGGCACCAAACACTTCAGGTATGTCGGCAGTGGACATGCCACGCATGATGTATCTGTGTGAGCTGGCGGTGGATTTTGCTTTAAAGGTGCTACCAGAAGGCGGTGCACTTATCATGAAAGTTTTTCAGGGTGAAGGTTCGCCTGAGCTTCGTGCCCAAATGCAAAAAAAGTTCAGTAAAATTAAAAGTATTAAGCCTGCTGCTAGCCGACCACGATCAAAAGAAATGTTCTGGGTGGCGATTAAATAG
- the epmB gene encoding EF-P beta-lysylation protein EpmB, which produces MKNSAIPVVDELKSTTWQEELGQAVSSVHELYEILGLDCAKIHTPKSFGLKVPRAFVRKMKQGDLNDPLLLQVLPDTQETIAMAGYSNDPLLEHEHNPIKGLLHKYKSRVLITTTGACAVHCRYCFRQHFDYQANMPTAAQMGEIGSYIAACDDIDEVIFSGGDPLSLSHRRLALWFEMINALPNIKTIRIHTRLPVVLPSRVDDALLTLLKNSPKNIVMVLHINHANEIDTVLQDKCQALKQAGITLLNQTVLLKSVNDDVDTLCKLSHALFGVGVLPYYLHVLDKVQGAAHFDVPIAQAVEIYWQMLERLSGYLVPKLVQELPNKPYKTPVNLYRE; this is translated from the coding sequence ATGAAAAATTCCGCCATACCAGTGGTTGATGAATTAAAAAGTACTACTTGGCAAGAGGAGCTTGGTCAAGCGGTCAGTAGCGTCCATGAGCTGTATGAGATTTTGGGTCTTGATTGTGCTAAAATACACACCCCTAAGTCATTTGGGCTAAAAGTACCAAGAGCTTTTGTTCGTAAGATGAAGCAAGGTGATTTAAACGACCCTTTGCTCTTGCAAGTATTGCCAGATACGCAAGAGACAATAGCGATGGCAGGATACAGCAACGACCCTTTGCTTGAACATGAACATAATCCCATTAAGGGGTTGTTGCACAAATATAAAAGCCGTGTGTTGATTACGACCACAGGGGCGTGTGCGGTGCATTGTCGTTATTGCTTTCGCCAGCATTTTGATTATCAGGCGAATATGCCAACAGCTGCTCAAATGGGAGAAATTGGGAGTTATATTGCCGCTTGCGATGACATTGATGAAGTGATTTTTAGTGGTGGGGATCCATTAAGTCTAAGTCATCGCCGTTTGGCATTATGGTTTGAGATGATAAATGCTCTGCCCAATATCAAAACCATTCGCATTCATACTCGTCTGCCAGTAGTGTTGCCAAGCCGTGTTGATGATGCGTTACTAACCTTATTAAAAAATTCGCCTAAGAACATTGTCATGGTGTTGCACATCAATCATGCCAATGAAATAGATACGGTTTTGCAGGATAAATGTCAAGCCTTAAAACAAGCGGGTATTACGCTATTGAATCAAACTGTGCTATTAAAAAGTGTGAATGATGATGTAGATACGCTATGCAAACTGAGTCATGCGTTGTTTGGGGTAGGGGTGTTGCCGTATTATCTGCATGTACTGGATAAGGTGCAGGGGGCGGCTCATTTTGATGTGCCTATTGCTCAAGCGGTGGAGATTTATTGGCAGATGCTTGAGCGATTGTCAGGATATTTGGTGCCAAAGCTAGTTCAGGAACTGCCTAACAAGCCCTATAAGACCCCTGTTAATCTGTATCGTGAATAA
- a CDS encoding TatD family hydrolase, producing MTIELIDTHTHFDMSDYDMTRDMLTKRAYDVGVRHLLLIGLTAKNFERMLKVHKLVSNQQLVQAHLAFGLHPLYIFEHCDEDLSMLDAYLSAHQNIAISEIGLDTFDKSLAIPEIFAKQERFFIEQIKLAQSHDLPIILHIRKAHGRALQILKAQKYSAKALGGIAHSFSGGEQEALAFVKMGFKLGITGQITNPNAKKLRRVVMMLFRQFGTSPFVIETDCPDMMPVPCQHQGFLNEPANLTYVLDELAVLFKMDKEVLARQLWQNTNEALRQNWIYKS from the coding sequence ATGACCATTGAATTGATTGATACCCATACACATTTTGATATGTCTGATTATGATATGACGCGAGATATGCTCACCAAAAGAGCCTACGATGTTGGTGTGCGTCATTTGTTGCTTATTGGTCTTACGGCAAAAAACTTTGAACGGATGCTTAAAGTGCATAAGTTGGTATCTAATCAGCAGTTGGTTCAAGCTCATTTGGCATTTGGACTACATCCTTTATACATCTTTGAACATTGTGATGAAGATTTATCAATGCTTGATGCGTACTTATCTGCTCATCAAAATATTGCTATTTCGGAAATTGGGTTGGATACTTTTGATAAGTCGTTGGCGATACCTGAGATATTTGCCAAACAAGAGCGGTTTTTTATTGAACAAATTAAGCTTGCGCAAAGTCATGACCTGCCCATCATTTTACACATTCGTAAGGCACATGGGCGAGCATTGCAGATTCTAAAAGCACAAAAATATTCTGCTAAGGCACTAGGTGGTATTGCTCATAGCTTTAGTGGTGGTGAGCAAGAAGCACTTGCTTTTGTAAAAATGGGATTTAAATTGGGTATTACAGGGCAAATCACCAATCCCAATGCGAAAAAATTACGCCGAGTGGTCATGATGTTATTTCGCCAATTTGGAACATCGCCTTTTGTGATTGAGACTGATTGCCCCGATATGATGCCAGTGCCTTGCCAACACCAAGGATTTTTGAATGAACCTGCCAATTTGACCTATGTGCTTGACGAGTTGGCAGTCCTATTTAAGATGGATAAAGAAGTACTGGCAAGGCAACTGTGGCAAAATACGAACGAAGCTTTGCGTCAAAATTGGATTTATAAATCATGA
- the lpxC gene encoding UDP-3-O-acyl-N-acetylglucosamine deacetylase — MIYERTIAQEITATGIGLHSGKQVVLTLSPAEAGAGIVFERMDLNNAHIPMSASLVQDTMMSSNLVCGEARVGTIEHLLSAVAACGLDNLVIKVDAPEMPIMDGSAAPFLHLIHQAGIQEQDAPKQFLKIVKSVRVTDGDKWAQFEPYDKGFLMDFEIDFDHKAIKATNQKISLDFNTANFAQEIGRARTFGFLKDLEYLRARNLALGGSLDNAVVLDDTSILNKEGLRYPDEFVRHKMLDAVGDLFVIGYPILAHFSAYKSGHAVNNMLIRAVLADPSCYEIVSFCNKENAPIEYLEPVFSIKN, encoded by the coding sequence ATGATTTATGAACGCACCATCGCTCAAGAGATTACAGCGACTGGCATCGGACTTCATAGTGGAAAGCAGGTGGTGCTGACCTTATCGCCTGCCGAAGCTGGTGCGGGTATTGTCTTTGAACGCATGGATTTGAATAATGCACATATTCCGATGAGTGCCAGTTTGGTACAAGACACCATGATGTCGTCCAATCTGGTTTGTGGCGAGGCTCGTGTCGGTACGATTGAGCATTTGCTATCGGCAGTGGCGGCGTGCGGTCTTGACAATCTTGTCATCAAGGTTGATGCTCCCGAAATGCCTATCATGGATGGCTCTGCAGCACCGTTTTTGCATCTGATTCATCAGGCCGGCATTCAAGAGCAAGACGCCCCCAAGCAGTTCTTAAAGATTGTAAAGTCCGTGCGTGTTACTGATGGTGATAAATGGGCACAGTTTGAGCCTTATGATAAGGGGTTTTTGATGGATTTTGAGATTGATTTTGATCATAAAGCCATCAAAGCTACCAACCAAAAAATTAGTCTAGACTTTAATACTGCCAATTTTGCCCAAGAAATCGGCAGGGCACGTACTTTTGGATTTTTAAAGGATTTGGAGTACCTAAGAGCCAGAAATCTAGCCCTAGGCGGTAGTTTGGATAATGCAGTGGTGCTTGATGACACTTCGATTTTAAATAAAGAAGGTCTCCGTTATCCTGACGAATTTGTCCGTCACAAGATGCTTGATGCAGTGGGTGATTTATTTGTTATCGGGTATCCGATTTTGGCACATTTTTCTGCTTATAAATCAGGCCATGCGGTGAATAATATGCTAATTCGTGCCGTGCTTGCTGACCCAAGTTGCTATGAAATTGTAAGTTTTTGTAACAAAGAAAACGCACCCATTGAATATTTAGAGCCTGTTTTTTCTATCAAAAATTAA
- a CDS encoding tRNA threonylcarbamoyladenosine dehydratase, with product MNDEMLSARGFTGTRTLYGQNFEKFCQAHVYVIGVGGVGSWAAEGLARTGVGEITLVDLDVLVESNINRQLPALASTLGESKIEAMAYRLKQINPNLVLNLVDDFVTPDNIKTILPTKEMVQDALAMGRRIVVLDCVDDMSAKLAIALHCRFNKIRLVVSGGAGGKIDPTQIQVADLKDVSQDPLLAKLRVRLKEKNISQNKKGKFGIKCVYSAEQLKLATVCESGLNCGGYGSAVAVTSVVGMVMVSECLSMIAK from the coding sequence ATGAATGATGAGATGTTGAGTGCTCGCGGATTTACTGGCACTCGTACGCTGTATGGTCAAAATTTTGAGAAATTCTGTCAGGCTCATGTCTATGTGATTGGTGTGGGTGGTGTAGGTTCTTGGGCGGCCGAAGGTCTTGCTCGAACGGGCGTTGGTGAGATTACTTTGGTGGATTTGGATGTGCTTGTTGAGAGCAATATCAATAGACAATTACCCGCCTTAGCTTCGACGCTTGGTGAGTCAAAGATAGAGGCGATGGCATACCGACTAAAACAAATCAATCCTAACCTTGTGCTAAACTTGGTTGATGATTTTGTTACGCCTGACAACATTAAGACCATACTGCCTACCAAAGAGATGGTGCAAGATGCCTTAGCGATGGGTCGCCGTATTGTGGTGCTTGATTGCGTTGATGACATGAGTGCCAAACTTGCCATCGCCTTGCACTGCCGATTTAATAAAATAAGATTGGTTGTCTCAGGTGGTGCAGGCGGTAAAATTGACCCAACTCAGATTCAGGTTGCCGACCTAAAAGATGTGAGTCAAGACCCACTACTTGCTAAGCTGCGAGTTCGCCTTAAAGAGAAAAATATCAGTCAAAATAAAAAGGGTAAATTTGGCATCAAGTGTGTTTATTCTGCTGAGCAGTTAAAATTGGCGACAGTGTGTGAAAGTGGTCTAAACTGTGGTGGTTATGGCTCAGCGGTGGCGGTAACAAGCGTGGTGGGTATGGTGATGGTATCTGAGTGTCTATCGATGATTGCTAAATAA
- a CDS encoding lysophospholipid acyltransferase family protein yields MAGFLKTQFNRGKKITGMGLTLVGGYRAAKRIGAFGEVPPRDVLPKYIQTFCKKMANSFGVQVVQVERVPQMQGLWVCNHVSWLDIPVVGSVAPVFFLSKAEIGEWFIFGRLAKAGGTLFIKRGSGDSASVSEQIADFLRGGSSVVFFPEATTTDGKQIKKIHGKLLEASIQTGLPIRPMVIAYVDQDGKLSDDAAYYGKRTMAQSLKRVADSSGITAYVLPLDPIFPENKKRNELTAELQQVMEMGLAELHKRVLKSN; encoded by the coding sequence ATGGCAGGTTTTTTAAAAACTCAATTTAATCGTGGAAAAAAAATCACAGGCATGGGGCTGACACTTGTTGGTGGATACCGAGCTGCTAAGCGTATCGGTGCATTTGGCGAGGTGCCACCTAGAGATGTCCTGCCTAAGTACATTCAAACCTTTTGCAAAAAGATGGCAAATTCATTCGGTGTGCAGGTGGTGCAGGTTGAGCGTGTTCCGCAGATGCAAGGGCTATGGGTTTGCAATCATGTCTCATGGCTTGATATCCCTGTGGTAGGTAGTGTTGCTCCTGTGTTTTTCTTATCGAAGGCGGAGATTGGTGAGTGGTTTATTTTTGGTCGTCTCGCTAAGGCAGGCGGTACACTATTTATTAAGCGTGGGTCTGGGGATTCTGCCAGTGTGAGTGAACAGATTGCTGACTTTTTGCGTGGTGGTTCATCAGTGGTGTTCTTTCCTGAGGCAACAACCACAGATGGCAAACAAATCAAAAAAATTCATGGTAAGCTATTGGAGGCTAGCATACAGACAGGATTGCCCATCCGACCGATGGTTATTGCTTATGTGGATCAAGATGGCAAGTTGTCGGATGATGCTGCTTATTATGGTAAGCGTACGATGGCACAAAGCTTAAAGAGAGTTGCTGACAGTAGTGGTATTACTGCTTATGTATTACCACTAGATCCAATATTTCCAGAGAATAAAAAGAGAAATGAGCTAACTGCTGAGTTACAACAGGTGATGGAGATGGGATTGGCGGAATTACACAAAAGGGTATTAAAATCCAACTAA
- a CDS encoding YhbY family RNA-binding protein, translated as MSNKKAQKQDLKELRGIGHRLNPVVIVGSDGLSPAVIEEVGRALHDHELIKIKIPAGSSDARKECANTLAEATESEVIHHIGRMVLLLRKNPEPNPKLSNLARFGY; from the coding sequence ATGAGCAACAAAAAAGCACAAAAACAAGACCTAAAAGAGTTGCGTGGCATCGGTCATCGCCTAAATCCTGTTGTCATCGTTGGTAGCGATGGTCTTAGCCCTGCTGTTATTGAAGAAGTTGGGCGTGCCTTGCATGACCACGAACTCATCAAAATCAAAATTCCTGCAGGCTCTTCTGACGCAAGAAAAGAGTGTGCCAATACACTGGCAGAAGCAACCGAGAGTGAAGTCATTCATCACATTGGACGCATGGTACTGTTACTTCGCAAAAACCCAGAACCCAATCCTAAGCTGTCTAACTTAGCAAGATTTGGATACTAA
- a CDS encoding FKBP-type peptidyl-prolyl cis-trans isomerase has translation MNPILPNEEIRITHGSVVSLHFEVSLPNGTVIDSTFGRHEPVSLTVGDESLLLGFEQVLINLKAGDVRTAHLPPEQAFGVWNSDNVQTFPRAKFSLSEPNPAVGMMMEFNDKGKNSLVGVISKVGNDEVEVDFNHPLAGQEVLFKVQIFKVTPKGESNLKFV, from the coding sequence ATGAACCCAATTCTACCTAATGAAGAGATTCGTATCACCCACGGCAGTGTCGTCAGTCTGCATTTTGAAGTCAGCCTACCCAATGGCACAGTGATTGACTCAACCTTTGGGCGTCATGAGCCTGTCAGCCTAACTGTTGGCGATGAGAGTCTACTTTTAGGCTTTGAGCAGGTTCTCATCAATCTAAAAGCAGGCGATGTCAGAACCGCCCACCTACCACCAGAACAAGCCTTTGGCGTGTGGAACAGCGACAATGTACAAACTTTCCCTCGAGCCAAGTTTTCCTTATCTGAGCCGAATCCTGCAGTCGGAATGATGATGGAGTTTAATGATAAAGGCAAAAACTCGCTTGTTGGGGTGATTAGCAAGGTTGGCAACGATGAGGTTGAGGTTGATTTTAACCATCCATTAGCAGGGCAAGAGGTGCTGTTTAAGGTGCAAATTTTTAAGGTAACGCCAAAAGGCGAAAGCAATCTAAAATTTGTCTAA
- the efp gene encoding elongation factor P, which produces MASYSTNDFKAGLKVMLDGNPCSIIENEYVKPGKGQAFNRVKLRNLKTGKVLEQTFKSGDNLEGADVLDTEMNYLYNDGEFWHFMHPETFEQMSADKNAMGDAAQWLKENSNALCTITLFNGTPLSVTPPNFVELQIVETDPGLRGDTSGGGGKPARLETGAVVRVPLFVQQEEIVKVDTRTGEYLSRV; this is translated from the coding sequence ATGGCAAGTTATTCTACCAATGATTTTAAAGCAGGTCTAAAAGTTATGCTTGATGGCAACCCCTGCTCCATCATCGAAAACGAATATGTAAAACCAGGTAAAGGTCAAGCCTTTAACCGTGTAAAACTTCGCAATCTAAAAACTGGTAAAGTTCTAGAACAAACCTTTAAATCTGGCGATAACCTAGAAGGTGCGGATGTGCTTGATACCGAAATGAACTATCTGTACAATGATGGCGAGTTTTGGCATTTCATGCACCCAGAAACCTTTGAGCAAATGTCTGCTGATAAAAACGCCATGGGCGATGCAGCACAATGGCTAAAAGAAAACTCAAACGCACTTTGCACCATCACCCTTTTTAACGGCACACCATTGAGTGTTACCCCACCAAACTTCGTTGAACTACAAATCGTTGAGACAGACCCTGGTCTTCGTGGCGATACTTCTGGCGGTGGTGGTAAGCCTGCACGCCTAGAAACAGGTGCTGTCGTTCGTGTACCACTATTTGTACAGCAAGAAGAGATTGTCAAGGTTGATACTCGTACAGGTGAATACCTCTCTCGTGTATAA
- the ftsH gene encoding ATP-dependent zinc metalloprotease FtsH has protein sequence MVKSTLLWLVIIGVVVAIFSNLDRTNADADQLNYSSFVTAVAKGEIKEVKIDGEEITGTKVNGSEFETVRPPISDDELMPLLREHNVEVQGTLPERQGLGSQLLIAAFPILLIIGLLWLFMRGMGGGSAGGGMGGRNPMSFGKSKAKMLSEDQIKVTFADVAGCEESKQEVVEIVDFLRDPDKFTKLGATIPRGVLMVGPPGTGKTLLAKAIAGEAKVPFFSISGSDFVEMFVGVGASRVRDMFEQAKKNAPCIIFIDEIDAVGRHRGSGMGGGHDEREQTLNQLLVEMDGFEGNDGVIVIAATNRVDVLDKALLRPGRFDRQVSVGLPDIKGREQILNVHLKKLPQTIGVDVNALARGTPGFSGAQLANLVNEAALFAARRNKSHVDMNDFEDAKDKLYMGPERKSMVLREDERRATAYHEAGHALVAQLLPGTDPVHKVTIMPRGWALGVTWQLPEQDAVSNYKDKMLNELSILFGGRIAEEIFVNRKSTGASNDFERATKMARAMVAKYGMSDNLGIMVYEAEEHGGYIGGSTRTISEATQQKVDDEIRRILEEQYNVAYKLIDDNHDKMHAMVDALMKWETIDREQFLQIMNGEEPREPKEYQHEVLDITVGAPKSPFDELPPPLPTA, from the coding sequence ATGGTAAAAAGCACTTTATTGTGGCTGGTTATTATTGGCGTGGTGGTTGCGATTTTTAGCAATCTAGACCGTACCAATGCCGATGCTGACCAGTTGAATTATTCATCATTTGTAACGGCCGTTGCCAAAGGCGAAATCAAGGAAGTGAAGATTGATGGCGAAGAGATTACGGGCACCAAAGTTAATGGCTCGGAATTTGAGACAGTGCGTCCCCCCATCAGTGATGATGAGTTAATGCCACTGTTGCGTGAGCATAATGTGGAGGTGCAAGGAACTTTGCCCGAGCGTCAAGGTCTAGGCTCTCAGCTATTGATTGCCGCCTTTCCCATTCTCTTGATTATTGGTTTGCTGTGGCTATTTATGCGTGGCATGGGTGGTGGTAGTGCAGGCGGCGGCATGGGTGGGCGAAACCCTATGAGCTTTGGTAAATCTAAGGCTAAAATGCTGTCTGAAGATCAAATTAAAGTTACCTTTGCCGATGTGGCAGGCTGTGAAGAATCCAAACAAGAAGTTGTGGAGATTGTTGACTTTTTAAGAGACCCTGACAAATTCACCAAGCTTGGTGCAACCATTCCACGAGGCGTACTGATGGTAGGTCCGCCTGGTACAGGTAAAACCTTGCTTGCCAAAGCCATCGCAGGCGAAGCAAAAGTGCCGTTTTTTTCAATCTCGGGTTCTGACTTCGTGGAGATGTTCGTTGGTGTGGGTGCTAGCCGTGTGCGTGATATGTTTGAGCAAGCCAAGAAAAATGCCCCTTGTATCATCTTTATTGATGAGATTGATGCAGTTGGTCGTCATCGTGGCTCTGGCATGGGTGGCGGTCACGATGAGCGTGAACAGACTCTTAACCAGTTGCTTGTTGAAATGGACGGTTTTGAGGGTAATGATGGTGTTATTGTTATTGCAGCGACTAACCGTGTTGATGTGTTGGATAAAGCCTTATTGCGACCAGGTCGTTTTGACCGCCAAGTATCTGTTGGGTTGCCTGACATTAAAGGTCGTGAGCAGATTTTAAATGTGCATCTAAAAAAATTACCACAGACCATTGGTGTCGATGTGAATGCACTTGCTCGTGGTACACCAGGATTTAGTGGAGCTCAGCTTGCCAACCTTGTTAACGAAGCTGCTTTATTTGCCGCTCGTCGCAATAAGTCGCATGTGGACATGAACGACTTTGAGGATGCCAAAGACAAGCTCTACATGGGACCAGAAAGAAAATCTATGGTGTTGCGTGAAGATGAACGCCGTGCCACAGCTTATCATGAAGCAGGTCATGCCTTGGTTGCTCAGCTGTTACCAGGTACTGACCCTGTGCATAAAGTTACTATCATGCCACGAGGCTGGGCATTGGGCGTAACATGGCAGTTGCCAGAACAAGATGCTGTTAGCAACTATAAAGATAAGATGCTAAACGAGCTTTCCATCTTGTTTGGAGGTCGTATCGCTGAAGAGATTTTTGTGAATCGCAAGTCTACAGGGGCGAGTAATGACTTTGAGCGTGCTACCAAAATGGCTCGTGCGATGGTTGCTAAATATGGCATGAGTGATAATCTGGGCATCATGGTCTATGAGGCCGAAGAGCATGGTGGTTATATCGGTGGTTCAACTCGCACCATCTCAGAGGCGACACAACAAAAAGTTGATGATGAGATTCGCCGTATCTTAGAAGAACAATATAATGTGGCATACAAACTCATTGATGATAATCATGACAAGATGCACGCCATGGTGGATGCACTCATGAAGTGGGAAACCATCGATCGTGAGCAGTTTTTGCAAATCATGAATGGCGAAGAACCTCGTGAACCAAAAGAATATCAGCATGAAGTGCTGGACATTACTGTGGGTGCACCAAAATCGCCATTTGATGAGCTACCGCCACCATTACCTACTGCTTAA
- a CDS encoding pilus assembly FimT family protein, whose translation MIEKHQEGFGLFEMMIVLFIISILLFFAYPYYEVLAQRFESNAVRRYIYESIRVAKIESYVQDKDVIICAMNTSDQCSKVAQQRLVVFLDNNHNNQFDIKDDIVSSQPLILKYGIIDMRASLGRDYMKFMGDTGKPRGNFGHIKYCNIADNKQNSFQVVINAHGVVSLKQGDMIEIGC comes from the coding sequence ATGATTGAAAAGCATCAAGAAGGATTTGGGTTGTTTGAGATGATGATTGTGCTATTCATCATTTCCATCTTATTATTTTTTGCCTATCCTTATTATGAAGTATTGGCGCAAAGATTTGAATCCAATGCGGTGCGTCGCTATATTTATGAGTCTATTCGTGTGGCAAAAATAGAAAGCTATGTACAAGACAAGGATGTGATTATTTGTGCGATGAATACATCAGATCAGTGCAGTAAGGTGGCTCAACAGAGGCTTGTGGTATTTTTGGATAACAATCATAACAACCAGTTTGACATAAAAGACGATATTGTTAGCAGCCAACCATTAATTTTAAAATATGGTATAATCGATATGCGTGCTTCGCTAGGTCGAGATTACATGAAGTTCATGGGTGATACAGGTAAACCCCGTGGTAATTTTGGACATATTAAATATTGTAATATTGCTGATAATAAGCAGAACAGCTTTCAAGTAGTGATTAATGCTCACGGCGTGGTTTCTTTAAAACAAGGCGACATGATTGAGATTGGTTGTTAG
- a CDS encoding 5'-nucleotidase — MAVDFSQTLIVAISASALFDLSAIEDKLLTLTQQNAKTAAKRFREYMQSQESEPLQHGAGYPLIRALLNLNKYQQSKDYHDESPFVEVVIVSKSTPDMGIQVLNAIRTHGLGITRSAFISGASVADYIKDFDVDLFLTTNQEDAQKVADAKICACAILDATPIDISELDTEQVRIAFDGDAVLFDEAGELVFQQQGLQAFHHHEDELMDLPMQKGPYADFLIKLSKLQNKLPNETEDAVHNPIRIALVTARNAPADMRAIKTLREWGVSVDVAFFLGGLGKTRVLKTFAPHIFFDDSIRHINAARSVVPSALVPYHSTSPLNELTKSLDSQVFQPVNPCAQKKS, encoded by the coding sequence ATGGCGGTGGATTTTTCTCAGACTTTGATTGTGGCAATTTCAGCATCGGCATTATTTGATTTATCTGCCATTGAGGATAAATTGCTTACATTAACCCAACAGAATGCAAAAACTGCCGCTAAGCGTTTTCGTGAGTATATGCAATCTCAGGAAAGTGAGCCGTTGCAACATGGTGCAGGCTACCCACTTATTCGTGCCTTATTAAATCTCAATAAGTATCAACAATCAAAGGATTATCATGATGAATCGCCTTTTGTAGAGGTTGTGATTGTTTCTAAGTCCACGCCTGATATGGGTATACAAGTGTTAAATGCAATTCGTACGCACGGTTTGGGTATTACTCGTTCTGCCTTTATATCAGGAGCATCGGTGGCAGATTATATCAAAGACTTTGATGTGGATTTATTTTTAACGACCAATCAAGAGGATGCTCAAAAGGTAGCTGATGCTAAAATTTGTGCTTGTGCGATTTTAGATGCAACCCCTATTGATATCTCTGAGTTAGATACTGAGCAAGTGCGTATCGCTTTTGATGGTGATGCGGTGTTGTTTGATGAAGCTGGTGAGTTGGTATTTCAACAACAAGGTCTGCAAGCATTCCATCATCATGAAGATGAGTTAATGGATTTGCCCATGCAAAAAGGCCCTTATGCGGATTTTTTGATTAAGCTGTCTAAATTGCAAAATAAATTGCCCAATGAGACTGAAGATGCGGTGCACAACCCAATTCGTATTGCTTTGGTTACCGCTAGAAATGCCCCTGCGGATATGAGAGCGATTAAAACTTTGCGTGAATGGGGCGTAAGTGTTGATGTGGCATTCTTTTTGGGTGGGCTTGGTAAAACTAGGGTACTAAAAACTTTTGCTCCGCATATTTTTTTTGATGATTCCATCAGGCATATTAATGCAGCACGGAGTGTGGTACCATCTGCCTTAGTGCCATATCACTCTACTTCTCCACTTAATGAATTGACTAAATCTTTAGACAGCCAAGTTTTTCAACCGGTTAATCCATGTGCGCAGAAAAAATCATAA